A genomic region of Mycobacterium senriense contains the following coding sequences:
- a CDS encoding class I SAM-dependent methyltransferase gives MAMNLLHRRRCSSAGWEKAAADQLVPWALRGVELGTRTLEIGAGYGATLRALLERTASLTAVEVDAAMADRLQGLYGDRARIIHGDGGETGLPADHFTSVVCFTMLHHVPRSELQDRLFAEAFRVLQPGGVFAGSDGVPSWAFRLIHIADTYNPIAPGDLPGRLRAAGFDDVHTDVRGGRQKWRAIKPLG, from the coding sequence ATGGCGATGAATCTCCTGCACCGACGCCGGTGCAGCTCAGCGGGCTGGGAGAAGGCGGCGGCCGATCAGCTGGTGCCCTGGGCGCTGCGAGGCGTCGAATTAGGCACGCGCACCTTGGAAATCGGCGCCGGATACGGGGCGACACTGCGCGCCCTGCTCGAGCGCACCGCATCGCTGACCGCGGTCGAAGTGGACGCCGCGATGGCCGATCGCCTGCAGGGCCTGTATGGCGACCGGGCGCGCATCATCCATGGCGACGGCGGCGAAACCGGTTTGCCCGCAGACCATTTCACCTCCGTGGTGTGCTTCACGATGCTGCACCACGTTCCGCGCTCCGAGTTGCAGGACCGCCTGTTCGCCGAGGCGTTCCGGGTGCTGCAACCCGGAGGGGTGTTCGCCGGCAGCGACGGCGTCCCGTCGTGGGCATTCCGGCTGATTCACATCGCCGACACCTACAACCCGATCGCGCCGGGCGACCTCCCGGGGCGGCTTCGAGCCGCGGGATTCGACGACGTCCACACCGACGTCAGGGGCGGCAGGCAGAAGTGGCGTGCCATTAAGCCGCTCGGCTAG
- a CDS encoding DUF2834 domain-containing protein — protein sequence MVSLLTHAVLGLAVIGWIVMANRGVFARPADGPLFSPMEVVYYVVGIASVALGWYFNVTFVQQYAHGSSNPLWGEHGSWVEYIKLMFTNPAASSASQDYTIANVVLLPLFTIVDGYRRGLRHPWLYFVSSLFTSFAFAFAFYFATMERQRRHERDRATVNA from the coding sequence ATGGTCTCGCTACTCACCCACGCGGTACTCGGCCTGGCGGTCATCGGCTGGATCGTCATGGCCAACAGAGGAGTCTTCGCCCGGCCGGCCGACGGCCCGCTCTTCTCGCCCATGGAAGTCGTGTACTACGTCGTCGGCATCGCGTCGGTCGCCCTCGGCTGGTATTTCAACGTCACCTTCGTCCAGCAGTACGCCCACGGATCCAGCAACCCGCTCTGGGGCGAACACGGCAGCTGGGTCGAGTACATCAAGCTGATGTTCACCAACCCGGCCGCCAGCTCGGCCAGCCAGGACTACACGATCGCCAATGTTGTTCTGCTACCCCTCTTTACGATCGTGGACGGCTACCGCCGCGGTCTGCGCCACCCGTGGCTGTACTTCGTGTCCAGCCTTTTCACCAGCTTCGCGTTCGCGTTCGCGTTCTACTTCGCGACCATGGAACGCCAACGCCGGCACGAACGGGACCGCGCGACGGTCAACGCCTAG
- a CDS encoding TetR/AcrR family transcriptional regulator, producing the protein MVRPAQTARSERTREALRQAALVRFLAQGVEDTSAEQIAADAGVSLRTFYRHFSSKHDLLFADYTGLHWFRSALDARPVDEPIIDSVQAAIFSFPYDVDAVTKIAALRQDELDPGRIVRHIREVQADFADAIGAQLQRRSRGADGAAAATADRRVRTAVTARCIAAAVFGAMEVWMESDERSLGELARLCHAALESLRAGITDTWVTATAPEVSS; encoded by the coding sequence ATGGTCAGGCCCGCGCAGACGGCGCGTAGCGAGCGCACTCGCGAAGCGTTGCGGCAGGCCGCCCTGGTGCGATTCCTGGCCCAGGGCGTGGAAGACACGTCGGCCGAGCAGATCGCCGCCGACGCCGGGGTGTCGCTGCGGACGTTCTACCGCCACTTCAGCTCCAAACACGATCTGCTGTTCGCCGACTACACCGGGCTGCACTGGTTTCGCTCCGCCCTGGATGCCAGGCCGGTCGACGAACCCATCATCGACTCGGTGCAGGCGGCCATCTTCTCGTTCCCGTATGACGTCGATGCCGTCACCAAGATCGCCGCCCTGCGGCAAGACGAGCTGGACCCCGGCCGCATCGTCCGCCACATCCGGGAGGTCCAGGCCGATTTCGCCGACGCCATTGGCGCGCAGCTGCAACGGCGCAGCCGCGGGGCCGACGGCGCCGCGGCTGCGACGGCGGACCGACGGGTGCGCACGGCGGTCACCGCGAGATGCATTGCGGCCGCGGTGTTCGGCGCGATGGAGGTCTGGATGGAGAGCGACGAGCGGTCGCTGGGCGAGCTCGCGCGGCTGTGCCACGCGGCGCTGGAGTCGCTGCGGGCGGGGATCACCGACACCTGGGTCACGGCGACCGCACCTGAAGTTTCGTCATAA
- a CDS encoding phytoene desaturase family protein, which translates to MTDYDAIVIGAGHNGLTAAVLLQKAGLRTVCLDPKLYAGGMASTVELFDGYQFEIAGSVQFPTSQVVVDELGLDTIPTIDLDVMSVAVRGVGDDPLVQYSDPIKLFTHLNEVHGADAVNGMAGLMAWSQGPTRALGRFEAGTPPKSIDEMYACATNEFERSAIDDMLFGSVTDVLDRYLPDREKFGAIRGSMTVLAVNTLYRGPSTPGSAAALAFGLGVPDGDTMQMKKLRGGIGALTSHLCEVLQSHGGELRLRTKVTEIMVADGRVTGVRTEAGETLNAPIVVSGIAPDITLNELVDPAALPADIRERYARIDHRGSYLQMHFALQEAPAFAAPYEALNEPAMQASIGLFCTPEEVQQQWEDARRGIVPADPTVVLQIPSQNDPDLAPQGKHAASAFALFFPIEGDVDYGQAKVEMGQRVIDKITRLAPNFERSIIRHTTFTPRHMGVMFGAPGGDYCHGLLNANQVGPNRPGPRGFLGQPIPIEGLYLGSAGCHGGPGITFIPGYNAARQALTDRSR; encoded by the coding sequence ATGACTGATTACGACGCGATAGTCATCGGCGCGGGCCACAATGGGCTGACCGCGGCCGTGCTGCTGCAGAAGGCCGGGCTGCGGACCGTGTGCCTGGACCCCAAGCTCTACGCGGGCGGCATGGCCTCCACCGTCGAGCTTTTCGACGGGTACCAGTTCGAGATCGCCGGCTCGGTGCAATTCCCGACGTCTCAGGTGGTGGTGGACGAGCTGGGCCTGGACACCATTCCGACGATCGACCTGGACGTGATGTCGGTGGCCGTGCGCGGTGTCGGCGACGATCCGCTGGTGCAGTACAGCGACCCGATCAAGCTGTTCACCCATCTCAACGAGGTGCACGGCGCGGACGCCGTCAACGGCATGGCCGGGCTGATGGCCTGGAGTCAGGGGCCGACCCGCGCGCTGGGCCGGTTCGAAGCCGGAACGCCACCCAAGAGCATCGACGAGATGTATGCCTGTGCGACAAACGAATTCGAGCGCTCGGCGATCGACGACATGTTGTTCGGGTCGGTCACCGACGTGTTGGACCGCTACCTGCCGGACCGCGAGAAGTTCGGCGCGATCCGCGGCTCGATGACGGTGCTGGCCGTCAACACGCTCTACCGGGGCCCGTCCACGCCCGGTAGCGCCGCTGCGCTCGCCTTCGGCCTCGGCGTGCCCGACGGCGACACCATGCAGATGAAGAAGCTGCGCGGTGGCATCGGCGCACTCACCTCGCACCTGTGCGAGGTGCTGCAAAGCCATGGCGGCGAACTCCGGTTGCGCACCAAGGTGACCGAGATCATGGTCGCCGACGGACGGGTGACCGGGGTGCGCACCGAGGCGGGCGAGACGTTGAACGCCCCGATCGTGGTCTCCGGCATCGCACCGGACATCACGCTCAACGAGCTGGTCGACCCCGCCGCGCTGCCCGCCGACATCCGGGAACGCTACGCGCGCATCGACCACCGCGGCAGCTACCTGCAGATGCACTTCGCGCTGCAGGAGGCGCCAGCTTTCGCCGCGCCCTACGAGGCCCTCAACGAGCCGGCCATGCAGGCCTCGATCGGCCTGTTCTGTACGCCGGAGGAAGTCCAGCAGCAATGGGAGGACGCGCGGCGCGGAATCGTCCCGGCCGACCCGACCGTCGTGTTGCAGATCCCGTCGCAGAACGACCCGGACCTGGCGCCGCAGGGAAAGCATGCCGCGTCGGCGTTCGCGCTGTTCTTCCCGATCGAGGGCGACGTGGATTACGGGCAGGCCAAGGTCGAAATGGGTCAGCGGGTGATCGACAAGATCACCAGGCTCGCCCCGAATTTCGAACGCAGCATCATCCGGCACACCACCTTCACGCCCAGGCACATGGGCGTGATGTTCGGCGCCCCCGGCGGGGACTACTGCCACGGCCTGCTGAACGCCAACCAGGTCGGGCCCAACCGGCCCGGCCCGCGGGGATTCCTCGGCCAGCCGATCCCGATCGAGGGGCTGTATCTGGGCAGCGCGGGCTGTCACGGCGGCCCGGGGATCACCTTCATCCCCGGCTACAACGCGGCGCGCCAAGCGCTCACCGATCGGAGCCGCTGA
- a CDS encoding MBL fold metallo-hydrolase: MQVTSVGHAGFLIQTQAGSILCDPWVNPAYFASWFPFPDNSTLDWDDLGDCDYLYVSHLHKDHFDAKNLAEHVNKDAVVLLPDFPVPDLRDELQKLGFHRFFETSNSIKHRIGGPKGDLDVMIIALRAPADGPIGDSALLVSDGATTVFNMNDARPVDLDVLASEFGHIDVHMLQYSGAIWYPMVYDMPARAKESFGVQKRQRQMDRARQYLAQVGATWVVPSAGPPCFLDPELRDLNDDHADPANIFPDQMVFLDQMRRHGNDGGLLMIPGSTADFTGSTLNSLTHPLPTDEVEAIFTTGKADYIAEYAERMAPVVAAQRAGWAPATGEPLLEPLRALFEPIMSQSDEICDGIGYPVELVLGPETVILDFPKRAVRERIPDEKVRYGFAIAPELVRTVLRDGEPDWVNTIFLSTRFRAWRVGGYNEYLYTFFKCLTDERIAYADGWFAETHDDSASVTLDGWEVQRRCPHLKADLSKFGVVEGNTLTCNLHGWQWRLDDGHCLTAKGHQLRSSRA, from the coding sequence CAGCACGCTGGACTGGGACGACCTGGGTGACTGCGACTACCTGTATGTCTCGCACCTGCACAAGGACCACTTCGACGCGAAGAACCTGGCCGAGCACGTCAACAAGGATGCGGTGGTGTTGCTGCCGGACTTCCCGGTGCCCGACCTGCGAGATGAGTTGCAGAAGCTGGGTTTTCACCGGTTCTTCGAGACCAGCAACTCGATCAAGCACCGGATCGGCGGTCCGAAGGGCGACCTCGACGTCATGATCATCGCCCTGCGGGCGCCGGCCGACGGCCCGATCGGTGATTCCGCGCTGCTGGTTTCCGACGGCGCGACAACGGTTTTCAACATGAATGACGCGCGGCCCGTGGACCTGGACGTGCTGGCGTCCGAGTTCGGGCATATCGACGTGCACATGCTGCAGTACTCGGGGGCCATCTGGTACCCGATGGTCTATGACATGCCGGCCCGCGCGAAGGAGTCCTTCGGTGTCCAGAAGCGGCAACGCCAGATGGACCGCGCCCGCCAGTACCTCGCCCAGGTGGGGGCGACGTGGGTGGTCCCCTCCGCGGGCCCGCCCTGCTTCCTGGACCCGGAGCTGCGCGACCTCAACGACGACCACGCGGATCCGGCCAACATCTTCCCCGACCAGATGGTCTTCCTGGACCAGATGCGCAGGCACGGCAACGACGGCGGGCTGCTGATGATCCCCGGGTCGACCGCCGACTTCACCGGCTCCACGCTGAATTCGCTGACCCATCCGCTGCCCACGGACGAGGTCGAGGCCATCTTCACCACGGGCAAGGCCGACTACATCGCCGAGTACGCCGAACGGATGGCACCGGTCGTCGCCGCGCAGCGGGCCGGCTGGGCCCCGGCCACCGGGGAGCCGCTGCTGGAACCGCTGCGCGCGCTGTTCGAGCCGATCATGTCGCAAAGCGACGAGATCTGTGACGGGATCGGTTATCCCGTCGAACTGGTGCTCGGACCGGAGACCGTGATCCTGGACTTCCCGAAACGCGCTGTGCGGGAACGGATTCCGGATGAGAAGGTTCGCTACGGGTTCGCGATAGCACCGGAGTTGGTCCGCACCGTGCTGCGCGACGGCGAGCCGGACTGGGTCAACACCATCTTCCTGTCGACCCGGTTCAGGGCCTGGCGAGTCGGTGGCTACAACGAGTACCTCTACACGTTCTTCAAGTGCCTGACCGATGAACGGATCGCCTACGCCGACGGCTGGTTCGCCGAGACTCACGACGACTCGGCCTCGGTCACACTGGACGGCTGGGAAGTTCAGCGCCGCTGCCCGCACCTCAAGGCCGACCTGTCGAAATTCGGTGTGGTCGAGGGAAACACGTTGACCTGCAACCTGCATGGCTGGCAATGGCGACTGGACGACGGGCACTGCCTGACCGCGAAGGGTCACCAGCTGCGGAGTTCGCGGGCGTGA